Within the Telopea speciosissima isolate NSW1024214 ecotype Mountain lineage chromosome 4, Tspe_v1, whole genome shotgun sequence genome, the region TTTGGGCACAAAATGGAtctaagttgttgttgttgttgttttttttattttattttatgagaaatggttaaaaataaaatttaaaataattcaCCTTCcttttgggttcacaaatacccttcTGGGTTTTAGAATTTTCCTAAATACCCTTTGAGATTCCTTTTCATTGGATGTGAGCTTGGGTAGCAAGAATGTTCCTGCAACCcgggtagcagcaaaatttcacCTAGCATAAACTGTATTTAAAACATTATAGAACTTCAAATTGCAAGATATCTTattatccataaaaaaaaaaaaaaaaaaaaaagtacaaatcatgaaaaaaagagaaagcaaaTAGTAAATTGTTCTCCTTAGAGGGACAAAAATGCTTTTAGGTCCTACAAACAAAGCagcaatttttatttatttatttatttattttgggtaaGATATGCTTGGAGAAAAGAGAACATCTTAAACTATGGAGCCTTGCCTTTTCATGACGTTTGTTACCATCCAGTTAATCTGTTAAAAAGAGAAGATCACAGAAGTAATGCAATGGTATATAATTCTTGGGCTGATGTTATCTATGCCACAGTGCACCCTATGTCCAAACACATGAGCTGGGTAttcctgccattcaggggggcagggtgatcattttgcctaccccatgtgtttgggcggaAAATTATCTACTCCATTTCTTGCTCACTTCATTTCCCAAAGtgcctctaatagagggggtggaTTCCACCTGGGCAGTGTGGTTaggcaagggtagggtggtcatttctcccCCTCTATTTGAGGAACTTTGGAAAATAAAGCTACCCGGAAAGTGGAGCCGATAATGATCCATGTCTGGGTGTGCCTTGGGCACATAGAACATTTGGCCATAATTCTTTTCAAAAAGCATATTATGATAAGATGGCGTAGGAAGATCGTATGGATAGAATTTAGAGAAGAACATTGGTATACATGGATGGAGATGGCACAAGAAGATCGTATGGATAGAATTTAGGAAAATCTTTACTTATCTCAATATTTGAAAGAAAATACGAAACTTTTCATGTTTGATGGCCTATCTCCATGGTATGACTCACCATGTGAATTTTATCTATTGATTTGTCAACTATTCTTGTTAAGTTATATGTTTTTTCACTttctaaaattttcaaactcaagTTAGACCTTTCTATAACAACATATTTATTAGATGATGGTGTAAAAAATATATTCACCTGAACTACTATTGGATACACCGAAACTAATTtcggttttttttcttttttttcttttttttcttttgttttcctttttgggtaGTGTGTAAATAATCTAGggttcaaaccccaatccatcgATAGCCTAAACCCCCACACCCCAATATAAGTTTTTTAAGACCCGGTAGGAGGCGGTAGAATAGAAGGAAGGCGTGCGTGCGGGCGTGCAGTCCAATAGGACACCCAAAACTGAACCCTTATAGGATTCTGCACCAGGGGAAGCTCACTACTTAATTGGAGGATTCAGTTTCCACTTGGGGTAACATGACTACTTCCTTCCTAGAATGGTTTCCACTTCCCACAActcatatttaaaaagaaataattGGAGTTGCACCGTCAAGATCCCACCAATCTTTTCAGATAAGTCCACCACTTCACCGTGGTTTGCGGGGAAGAAACATACACAGATTTCGGGAAtccttttctattgttttcatTGGAGCATTTGCTGTCTTCTCGGAGAGAGCAATTACTACTTATAGTACTATATAAACAAAATATCAGTAACCAAACATCAATCCGTTGTCGTCCAGCGGTTAGGATATCTGGCTTTCACCCAGGAGACCCGGGTTCGATTCCCGGCAAcggaaattttttatttgttttgttttgtactAAGTTGGTCTCATCTCATTAACATTTAATAACTCCAATGACAGAATCAAACAAAGACAAAAAGAGAAATGAGATGAAGAACAGATTTAAAAGATCAAATATAGATGGATTATGATAATTGATAAATGAAGCCACTTGTCTTGCTTACTATGTTCCGATCTCGACaaattgtttcttttctgtgcgatttaatcttcaaaatttttttttcttacccaAGAAATAAGAATTGAGAAATCAGAATCCAGCTACATGGAAGGAGGAGAACCATATAAGCATCTCCTCAGTTAGCTCTTCCTTCTTCATTGAAGCTTTACCTCCATTGAGTGCAAATCTGCATATCGGACAGGTTCTGTGACCCAAACTCAACCATTGATCCACGCACCCTTTATGGAACAGGTGTGAACAAGGAAGCCTGCGTGTTTCATCACTTCCACTTCCACTTCCACTTTCACTTTCGTTTTCTTCTCCCAATCTGACCAGGCACACGCAGCAGCAATATTCTCCTTCATCTCTTGTTCCTGTTTCGTCTTTTGCTTCTGGTGCTAGAGAAGAATTATTAGGCCCAACCCTTTGGATGATCACCCCATTGGACAATTGCTTGGGTCTTCGATGCCTGTGACTGACCAAATGAATCAGGAAAGCTAACAAGTTCTTCATTACCATTAATGCTTTATCGGAACTATCTTTCTTTTTAAGGTCTTAATAGAGTTTTCCAAGAGTGTGTGTTAGTGGGTCTCTATGCAAGGTTGAGTTTTGCTTGCTTTAGAAGCATGGATGGCTTAGAATTTGGAAGAGATCAAAGACGATGTCGCGAGTCCAACCATAGCGGTTGCACCTGCACAAGATTCGTCCTTTCTACTAGAAAGAATAGTGTTAACTATTAAGGCTGATTGATATGTTCCAGATCCAACCAAGCCCAACCCCTTTGGTTTGGTAGGTGATCTTTCCAAGTTGTAATATAATTTCTCAGATTATGTGTATTATACCTTAAGCTATCTATGATACTCATCTAGGATCGATCTAGCACCATTTTAGCTCATCTATGCAGAATGTTTGCCTCATTTAAGAGCTAGAGTGGGATGGTTACCCGCAAGGGAGGGGATCCAGCCTCAGCAAGTCAAACATGAAGATCGCTACATATCAACCGCTGTTATAagtttcttctctttacttTGAAAAGAAGGGATGATTAATACAAACTAGTTTCTCTTGACCCACGGCCATGAAGAGATTCCATCACTTTATTGTGGTTAGATGGGACTCTTAAGGATAGCATCAACCTTCGTAAGATAACTTAATTTTCTTCACTGTTGATGAAGGGAAACTTTTTCCTAATTTATATATCTCCTCATATGGTTAGTGGCTTTCATATTTGTCACCATTTGTCACATCTCATACATGGATGGAAATATGCCGAATCCATGTGACAGATTGGGCTTGTTTGCAGCTCTGCATGGTGTGCAGCGCACATCCAACTGCTGGGCTGCCACAATGTGCACATCAGCACACATCCCGAGATGCATCGTGGCAGCCCAGCCATTGGATAAAGCATCACTCTGTGACAAGCTCTTCAGTGTTTCCACTTGAGTTTTGCAGATAGTTCATATACTCTCTCTGAACTCTTGAGCCAAGCAAACCCGTGTTTTTAATGGGCCATTAAGCCTACAAGCCTTATATTTCATTGAGTTTCAATCAATAAAATACTCCCTACTAGACTAAATTAGTCAATTTTCCGGTGTTGGAACCGATTAAGGACTGCTGATTCGAACCCGTTAAGAACAGAAGACCGAACTGATTATAAGTTCAGTTTTGGTCCTGACATACATATAGGACTGATTATGTAATCGTTTTGTTTTGGTCTTGGCCAAGGTATGTAGGGGCTTCAGTGTGATAGATATACATATACTCTTGAGAGTCTTCAAATTGACGcactttttttacttttcctgAAGCAGATTTGTTAGAGGggtaaaaggagaaagaaagaaaggaggaaCCCAAGAAATCATAAGCCAACAGCTAAACCAGCAAAGCAACCCTGAGCATCacaatagaaaaacaaaaattagcaGACTTGATCAGATCTTTCTCACAATACAAAAGTGGATCATATATATATGATCATATTTTTGTCCTACAAAATTCAACTAATTAATATGTGAATTTAAAATTTCAACAGAACTACAATTACAGCTAATCTCTTACTTGGTATCAAGAACAATCCTTACATCTCCAAGGCATAaaaggatcaggatcgtctccagggaggcgtgcacccagggtgctgccagggggcatccagtggCTGAGCTGTGCCACACATATCTCGACGCaagcctagggatgtgtgcagcacagctcaacggctggcagcaccctgggcgtgctgggctccctggagaccaGCTAAATTCCTGAAGACACCATGTCAATAGTCATTACAGTCGGTCATCCAGATCCGGAACTCACAAGTCTCAGCTCTGATCCCTGGAAGTAAGTAAATTACAATGAAGCCAGGAAAAGTTGTCCAATTGATGTGGTTTTTTACAGATCACCCATCAAAACATCAGAGTTCAATGAGGCAAAAGTACTATCTTCAGGTATAGTCCAGGTACAGAGCCAATTTCCACTGAATAATGAAAATAGATATGAATGCAAGAATTCATAACAGTCACATGTCAAGTGATAGTCTGTCAAGGATATTCCTGACCTGAATGATTCTAAGGATGGACTAAATGGGGACTCCATTGTACATCACTGGCTGCTAATTCTGCCCATCAGACAGTCTAGTTCATCTAACCTGATTAAATAATCCAATGAGATGAGCAATCCAGGACTTGCTTGCACTTGAAAATATAAATGTTAAATAGATGACACCATGCGTTTACCACTTTTGAAGTCCATATGATTAAAGGCAGCTTTCCACACTTCTGCATGGTGACAAAGCATGTAGCAACAGGAGAAAGCTTACTATCCACTCTGCAACTTAAGCTAAGTTCTTTTCATTGTTATCCTACAATATTTACCTTCAGAGAACTGAGATCAACCAAGTTAACCTGCACCGACAATGAAGGGAACACTACATCCTACTTTCAAACCTAACAATATCATAGCCATCGTTGTCAAAGACAAAAAGAACAAAGTCATGTATGAATGACTTTAATTGCTTCACTGGCCAGCAAAAGATGtgatagaaaagaaagagaacaaaaaaatttgCAGGTCAGAGCAGCTATGTATTTCCACCTTCAGAAATGTTTAAACTTTAAATAGATTGCAGAAGTTAATATATGAAATATTAGCTTCTAAACATCATGGAAAtctgattttagggttttgaagtaaaggaaaaaagttgtttgtgaaaaagataGTATAGCATTGAAGCATAATGTTTCATTGGTAGCTGACACAGCATGGAATCACTTCGACATGTGACTGATAATTTTGCTCTCCAACAAATGTTGCTTACAAgtattccaaaatttttaaaatgatGTAAATATTAGTGAAGCATTTTGAATTAGTACTTCCATTGCTTAAACAAGAAAAACTGAAACCACAAGAAGTTGAATCCTTGAAGAGGTCATATATGGTTCCAAAGTTTCCTGACTTCCTCCCATGTATAATACACAAAATTGTTATTTCATTCACTGaaacaagaaaaccaaaatctCACATAACGTAAATTAAAATGGGAACAAAATATTTCCTCCTACAAAAAGAGAGAGTAAATGAAATTATTGTGAACTCTCTCTGAAGGGAATTCTGTCTTTACCCCCTTGATAACCACCCTCATTGTTCGACAGAGAAGAATCAGCAACATCATCAGTTGCAGATAAGTCGTCTGTCTCAAGCAATTTTCCATCCTTTGGTACCAGGCAAGGGATTCCATCAACAATCTACAAAAGAAGAGAACACGCAAAGCTATTGAACTTAATGAAGGAACAAGAAAAGCTTACAACAAATAAAGTTCAAAGACGGGAGGAAAAAAACAAGCTGGCCAAGGACCACTCCAATTTCCAAGTTACAGAGTGGGGCACATTTAAGCCTCTCACTCAAGACTTCGAGCACAGGAATTATAAGAGAACAACTGAGTAATCGTTTGGTTGAATCTAGAAGATGATTTTTGCAAAAATTTGAGGTTGCTTGAACAGGACTAGGATATTGGAAATGAAGACAGACAATAATAATGTGGAATGCCATATTCATCATCAGGAGGTAAGGATTAGACAAACATGTTCTACTTGTGTCGGCACCAAATTCTGAATTTCAAGCAGGCACCGTGTTCTGATTTCATCAAGTTCAAAAAACTAAAGAATGGGAAATGGAGGAAGAACTCACAGGATAAGAAACTCCAAGCGCGACACTGATTAGGGAATTAGATTCCTCGCACACCCTGAATGTGTAGAATAAACACGAAAACATGAATTTTCTCTCCCGGGTtttaatatgggaaaaaataGGGGGAAATCATTACCTCAAGGGTTGCTTAGTGAGTGGGCAGACAAGAATCTCTGATAAAGTCTTGTTGATGATGGTACTGGCATCCCTAAGAAAGGTTCTACTTGCTTTCACCATTTCATCTGTTTCAGTTTTTCAGTTTCACTGTTGATTCTCTTCTTCGTCGTCTTCTCCTCCTTGTCGCAAGTTTCTCCGGTCGGGACCCTATGTATGGGAGTACCGGGGAAGCAGAAGCTCTTGCCTGTGGAGATATGGATCCCTGCACAACGCCACTCAAAGTTCAAACCCTagttcaatcaaatacccccaaTGCTGATTGTATTGGTATGCATCCCATATTTACTTATATATCCATGCATGCCTACTGGTATTCTACTATGCGGTGCTCAATTTTAGTTTTGATCGATCAAACTCAGTtttgattattaatattgatTGGCAaataccaacaacaacaactccaccttatcccaactaaatggggttgactacatggatcctagcaaagacaaaatattaaaaataataatagaaagaaAGGAGCACAACAACATCGACAACTACTCAACAATATCccacctaaatggggtcggctacatggatcctagctctccaatcagctctattcgaggtcatacttgagacaaggcctaaactatgcatgtcattcctcactacttcttaggtcattttaggcctgcccctagctcttttggAACCTTCAATccgaatcaaatcactcctccatattggtgcatcccaaggcctccattGGCATGACCATGTCACCTCAAACAATTGTCACAGAGCTTATCCTGTATCAgagcaactcccaaatcagctctaatatagTCATtcattactttatccttcctagttttgccacacatccatctcaatatcctcatctttgcaacacatagtttatctatatgacgcttcttaactgcccaacattccaccccaTACATTGTAGCCGGTCATACAtctgtcctatagaatttttctttaagctttaatgGGCTGCATCGATCACACAAACTCcaaacgcacctctccacttcatccatcccacttagATTCtatatgaaacatcatcctctatgtcaccttctttatttatgattgattgGCAAATACCAttacataaaaattaaaaaatataattggCATAAGGCTCTGTTACTTTTTCAAACCTCACAAGGCATCTATTATGCCACGTAGACAGATGTTGTGTCCATTTTGACTATTTGATAGCTTTTATCATCACACCAAGCAACTGCATGTATCTATAAATGAGATACTTTATGTATTATTGTGCTCTTCATTTCCTTAATGCGAAGTAGGTGTCTAGCTGTATTGTGTTACCATTACGGCGAATGGCAAACTTAACATATGCAAGAGAAAATTGTCAATATCAATTGTCAAATTACTGATCCTAAAAGACAGCCCAACAATAACAATATTGTAATTAGAAGTATGTATTGTTCTAAGAACTTTTGCTAATCCATTCCAACTCCTAGATACATGTGATATCATTATATGTTCTACAACTTTGTTTCCAACAGTTTCTAGCCCTTCTTTTCCTATGTGAAGCACAGGCATTTCCCTGATTTCATGGAATTGCCATATAAATGGTTTTGGAAGATCCCAATCTTGCAATCTGTGAAGACttga harbors:
- the LOC122659693 gene encoding UPF0434 protein Pmen_1615; this translates as MVKASRTFLRDASTIINKTLSEILVCPLTKQPLRVCEESNSLISVALGVSYPIVDGIPCLVPKDGKLLETDDLSATDDVADSSLSNNEGGYQGGKDRIPFRESSQ